The sequence TAATCCACAAGCCTCAAATAGTCTGCACTCACACGCAAATAAGCCCTTGTCTTTATCGTAAGATACTTTAAATAGCCATTGTTAATTAAAATACTCACTCGTGTTGTACTCAACAATGTTTCCACTGTTTGGGCATTCAGTCACATTTAAGGCACTTGTtgcttctatcttatctttcacAAGTTTGAAAATATTTCTAGTATAAAGTTCAGCAGCTTGTTTCTCAAAACTTTTTAAGCATGTAGTCAAAACAGCAAACTTATAAAAGGTATCAAAGTCAGTAGTAAGATGGTTGTTTCGGTAATGCCTTAGTACTTCACTGAATTTATGCATGAATTCAAGGAGACTGGTTTTACTGTCAACATAGTTCTTCAATAATGAATGAATTCCCTCACACTGTGATGTAGTTCTTATGCGGCCAAAGAGGTGCTCCCTCAAATATGCGGTAGCCCACTTCATTTTGTCATTATAAATGCCCTGGACCCATTCATTCTCGATAAGTCCATATTTGGATATGATCTCGCTCCATCTCTCTTCAAATATTTGTACAGTATACTGCCCATACAATAATACATTAAAATCATCCAAAAAATGCTTATTTTTTATATTCTGTACCGTATTACAATGGAGATGCCATGCACAAAGGCGGTGTGGTATGCAAGGAAATACTTCTAAGATAGCCTCTCTCATAGCACGGTCTCCGTCTGTCATAACGCCTCCGGGTAGTTTTCTTGccatgattttcaaaaattccttcaGTGCCCACTTGAAAGTTTTAGCCCTTTCATCTGAGAGCAGGGCGCATCCAAAGATAGTTGTTTGGCCATGGTGGTTGGTCCCTGAAAATATGACTAAGGGCTTGTTGTAGACATTTTTCTTATAAGTGGTGTCAAAAGTGAGTACATCGCCAAAACATTCGTAATCAACAACACTTGCTCCATTAGCCCACACCAAATTATCCAACCTACCATCTTTTAAGGTGAACTTTCCTAGAAATAACGGGTCACTGTCTACCTTGGACAACAGATAGGCCAACGCAGCAAATGCATCACCGTCTTTCACTTTGCCATGCCTAGTCTTACTAATGTGATTATGTAGGTCTTTGCTGGTAAAACCCACTTTATCGTATCCACCTTTTTGAAAAACCATGTAACCCATTATATGGCAAGTTTTAACACCACATACTCGCAAGCTGTCTGCTTATGTTTTATCGGCGTCATTAAGCCCACAATTCGCGACAATAAGATTTCTGTACTTAGGTGGACACAGTGGATGATTGTGTTCACTCTCAAAGACACTGACTTTCCACTTATCCGTTCTATAGTGACGAATGAAACGAATCTTCGCCTTGCAGTTGATACGAGTAATTGCCCTATGCTCCCTTTGCAGATTATCCCTTTTAAGGTGCTTCCAATGTCTTTATTTCTTCTGCTTTATTACAAACTAATTGTCTTGTATTAATATTGTCGTTAGCATCCACCGTCTTCAAGTCTTTTCGGGACACAAATCCATAGCACTTGGCATATTTCGCATAAAATTTACAAACTTGAGATTCTGTATCAAACACCAATCCCCATATGTCTTCAATGGTCAAATCAGTTATCAACTTTTCAAAATCATCAACATTAATTATATCTGCCTCTGCTTCATCTACAGTTACATCCACCATATCATCACTTTCATCGGAACTGCACTCATACTCAACACTTAAATCCTCAGATTGATCACCATCCTTATATGACTCTttgccatcattctccatgactgAACTTAAAATTTTAACATGTTAGCTACTAAATAAATGCTAGGAGAATGGAATAATCAAAATGAACTCAATTTTTTATGATTAAAATTATTAGTCA is a genomic window of Arachis ipaensis cultivar K30076 chromosome B06, Araip1.1, whole genome shotgun sequence containing:
- the LOC107647123 gene encoding protein FAR1-RELATED SEQUENCE 5-like; the protein is MGYMVFQKGGYDKVGFTSKDLHNHISKTRHGKVKDGDAFAALAYLLSKVDSDPLFLGKFTLKDGRLDNLVWANGASVVDYECFGDVLTFDTTYKKNVYNKPLVIFSGTNHHGQTTIFGCALLSDERAKTFKWALKEFLKIMARKLPGGVMTDGDRAMREAILEYTVQIFEERWSEIISKYGLIENEWVQGIYNDKMKWATAYLREHLFGRIRTTSQCEGIHSLLKNYVDSKTSLLEFMHKFSEVLRHYRNNHLTTDFDTFYKFAVLTTCLKSFEKQAAELYTRNIFKLVKDKIEATSALNVTECPNSGNIVELFEACGLPCSHIFGVLKHRNAKCVPTSLILKRWTRDAKSDFICSIGEQDSANDIVVWAVTQNKSDTQARLSPTSALIGDPVVVKSKGLQERFQKAKRGEDIHIGSKSKKSVSKLTETPKIRANGKKGRQKTEEITLTQGTLKDKTNTPEIEVEEVPGAATTKKSGLLQYPMHHYPVVHPYQPYGGVLPIPFHPVPNGMAYFNQYPSTAGITSYPQLSHISPYSSGPSDWNIWARLLNDVINNKKS